Part of the Pseudomonadales bacterium genome, AGAGCGTTTACATCAGCAGTTAGTTCATGAGTATGAAGAGGAACTTGAACACGCTCAAATGATTATCGAGCGCATTTTATTTCTGGAGGGTACAGCCGATACCGCCTCGCGTATTGCGATTAAGATAGGTTCCGATGTTAAGCAGATACTGGCGTATGATCTAGAAGCTGAGCTGGCCGTGGCCGCAAGTTTGCGCGAGATTATTGCTGTCTGTGAATCGGAAAACGACTACGTTACCCGCGATATGCTGAAAAAACTATTAAATGATACGGAAACAGATCACATTTACTGGTTAGAGCGTGCACTATCACTGATCGATAAGATCGGTATTCAAAATTATATTCAGT contains:
- the bfr gene encoding bacterioferritin; this encodes MQGSQKIIDLLNRQLTMELSSMDQYLAHSKLYEDWGVERLHQQLVHEYEEELEHAQMIIERILFLEGTADTASRIAIKIGSDVKQILAYDLEAELAVAASLREIIAVCESENDYVTRDMLKKLLNDTETDHIYWLERALSLIDKIGIQNYIQSQMKSSE